DNA sequence from the Prunus dulcis unplaced genomic scaffold, ALMONDv2, whole genome shotgun sequence genome:
CgctaaatttgttttcttgattGATGATGAATCTTGATTTGAAACTATTACAATCAATCATATATGTCGTGGATATCCACTTTCCCTTGGTACACATTGGACAACTGAGGTACTTGGTCGAGATATCTGATCACAAACCTCTCCAAGAAGGGCTTCTCCGCAGGACAAAGCACACTGGCCAAActcaaattttcttcaacCATCAATCCTTTCGAAAACAGAACTTTTACAACCGAACACCTTGGGATGATTCTCCTCTccaaactcaaactcacgaCCGTTGGATATTTTGCAATGCTTGCTGAGGGCCATCCCATCTTGTTTACCAAGAATTCCATTGTTTTCATGATCTTCTTCTCTGACTTGGTCATGCACAAAGGGTTCAATTTGAAAGCAGAGAGAATGTCATCCTCAGACCAACCCCACTTCCTATAAGCCTCTGAATTTCTGCTCCATATTGTCTTCTTCCCAGACAATACGCGTATGGCAGACACAAAGCTCGATTTCATTGGCTCAAATCCCAGTTCTTTGACCTCGCCCACAATCTCACTGAACAACTCATGCTTTTTCATCAAGATATTCGGAGAATGAGCTAGCAACAGAGCAATGCCAGAGGAGGGCATTCCCAATTCTCTCAACAGCTCAATATTGGGCACGACGTTCTTGGATAGATTTTCCAGGAAAATCCATGGCTTGTTCTTCAAAACCTTCATGACCTTGTCCTCAGAGAGCAGCAAGCTCTTGAGATAGTTATAAGCGGGTATAATCTGGTTTTGCAAGCTTATCTTCAAAAGGGCCGGATCATAACTCAGAGTTCGGGCAAGATCCATCCTTGATATCCCTGTG
Encoded proteins:
- the LOC117613523 gene encoding transcription termination factor MTERF15, mitochondrial-like, with amino-acid sequence MAALCILKSLRSAHPIFSCLSCKNLLAVERFAVADSHFPLQNLSFCRPVTTKISAEQDDYTVSYLVNSCGLSPESAIQVAQKVKLRSLEKADAVLALLRNHEFSNADISKLVKRHPLVLMADAEKTLLPKLEFFCSTGISRMDLARTLSYDPALLKISLQNQIIPAYNYLKSLLLSEDKVMKVLKNKPWIFLENLSKNVVPNIELLRELGMPSSGIALLLAHSPNILMKKHELFSEIVGEVKELGFEPMKSSFVSAIRVLSGKKTIWSRNSEAYRKWGWSEDDILSAFKLNPLCMTKSEKKIMKTMEFLVNKMGWPSASIAKYPTVVSLSLERRIIPRCSVVKVLFSKGLMVEENLSLASVLCPAEKPFLERFVIRYLDQVPQLSNVYQGKVDIHDIYD